TACCGGTAATCTCAACGTTATAAAAACTAGGGATtttcattttctttattttgacaATGTTGCTgcctttatttttaatattcttagggttccgtacctaaagcgtaaaaacgggaccccctatttaattactaagactccactgtccgtccgtccgtctgtccttccgtccgcctgtctgtctaTTATTCATGAACCgttatagctagacagttgacattttcacagatgatgtatttctgttgccgctataaaaataaatactaaaaatataataaatatttaagtggggctcccatacgacAAGCGtgattttttttcagttttttgcgttatggtatggaacccttcgtgcgggagtccgactcgcacttggccgattttttatAAGTATGAGCAGTGGTTCATTTACGGTGACAAGAAAAATAGTTTAAAAGTATACCTTTATAATAATTTCTTgcacaaataattttaatacgCGGTAAATTTTTGAAATCTCTTATATATTTCTTATTACACACTACGATTACTATATCTACTATCAGCTCAAACCTCAAACTACGCTAAAAATATGGTACGAGTGCAACAAGCGGGCAAATTATGTACAAGTATAATTAAATCGAAATAAAATTGCATCGGCTTCCAGTGGTATTGTGAGCGGTAGTATATATATCGCTGTAAGagtttaaatacctatttatctCGTTCACTTTGGGAGGATAAGATAAAACGAGAAGTAATAAAGTATTGTGTTCAATCGAGAGGAGTACACGCTTAGTCGCCTCTGGCGCGACAAGAGTTCTGCGCGCTCCTCCACTCGCAACATGCGTCCCTCACTGTCCCTGGCGCTGTCGGTGTCGCTGGCGCTGCTGCTGCCGGCGCGCGCCGACCGCTACCACCCGGagcgcgccgcgcgcgccgccgccgccgggagCTCGCGCGCCGCCACGCCGGACGAGGCTGAACGTGGCGCGGCCTACTGGTACTCGGAGGCGTTCGCCGCCATCGACGAGCGGCTCACGGAACCGACTTATGACGACGTGGCGAAAAATGTGATCATGTTCCTGGGCGACGGGCTGTCGGTGCCGACGTTGGCGCCGGCGCGCACGCTGGCCGGCCAGCGCGCCGGCCGCACCGGCGAGGAGGAGCGACTTTCCTACGAGTACTTTCCTATCACCGGACTTGCTAAGGTTCGTCGTCACTTTAAATTTTTCCtattacttacatataaaaaaacaacaagTAAATTGTACTATGAACATAAATACCTTCAGTTATTCCTGACTGATTGActgattgtttttgtttataaatGATAATGCTCATAAAACAAAATATCCATTGatagaaattttatttttttactattttaaaaccTAACAGTTTTAAAAAATAGGGCCTCTTTATCTCTATCATCCTCCTATTTCCAAAGTTACTTCTGCTTCTATAAttctagtttagtttttaaatgaCTTAGAGAATTTAAATATTCGGTAAGTAATGCAAGTTTTTTACGAATTtacagtttttttatatatgtagtCCGCTGACGGAAGAAGAAGGTAGTTAGTTTTGTTAACATAAATCTCTTATATAATTCAACCAATTAGATTCACTGTACTAAATACTTAACGAATGCTGATGAACCAAATGATATTGAATATAGAGATTTGTTGATTGGTTGGTTCATTTtgcataatttaatttctgGCTAGAAGCTTGTTTGCTATCACGATTCTTTGTGAATAAGTTGTATGATTTCAGACGTACTGCGTGGACAAGCAGATCCCGGACTCCGCGTGCACGGCCACGGCGTACCTGTGCGGCGTGAAGAACAACGCTGGCACGCTGGGCGTGACGGCGGCCGTGCCGCGCTACGACTGCGCTGCCTCCGTCGACGCTGCCACGCACCTCGACTCCATCGCCGCCTGGGCGCTCGCCGACGGACGCAGCGCCGGTTAGAACTCTTGCAATCAGTGACTCAATTGAATTAATATTCATCAGAATTTAAAGTTATGTCGTCTTTGCTTTATATATGATTACCATATCTATTGTCACTCAGGCATCGTGACATCAACGCGCATCACGCACGCGTCTCCCGCCGGAGCATACGCCAACATCGCTAACCGCGACTGGGAGAACGACGGGGAGGTCCGCGCCGCCGGGCACGACCCCGCACGGTGCCCCGACATCGCCGACCAGCTCGTCAACTCTCATCCCGGCAACAAGTTCCAGGTCAGCACCTACTCTTATATATCACTTAAATTTCCTTAAACATACTCGACACTCGTAGTATACTGTATGTAGTGTACGTACATGTTACACattattttatgttgtttttttttgtgttattgttattatatgAAGGTTCGGGAAGTGCGGTTCATGACACTGAAACATAGTATTTCTGTTGTAGGTAATTTTGGGCGGTGGACGTCGCGAATTCCGACCGAACACTACAAACGATGAGGAGGGTCAACCGGGTCGGCGATGGGACGGACGCGATTTGGTCTCGGAATGGCGCGCGCAGCGCGAAGAGGCCGGACAATCGAACGCTTATGTCTGGAACCGCAACGAGCTGCTGGACGCCATAAATAACCCGCCTGACTACCTGCTGGGATTGTTCGAGGACGGCCACATGCAGTACGCGGCGGAGGCGCGCCTGGCGGGCAACGACGAGCCCACGCTGGCCGAGATGACGGAGGCGGCCATCCGCGTGCTGTCCAAAAACCCGCGCGGCTTCTTCTTGTTCGTAGAGAGCGGGCGCATCGACCACGCCCACCACGACAACATGCCGCACCTGGCACTGGACGAGACGCTGGCGCTGGCCGACGCGGTGCAGCGCGCTGATGAGCTGTTGCCGGCCGCTAGCACGCTGCTCGTGCTCACGGCGGATCACTCGCACGTCATGGCGTACAACGGCTACTCGCGCCGCGGCAACGACATCCTCGGCATCTCTGACGATATAGGTGACGATGACGTGCCCTACATGACGCTCTCCTACACCAACGGGCCCGGTTACCGTGACCATGTCGATGGAAGGCGTGCTGATGTTACTAGCGACAGTACCTTCCGTGAGTCCATCATCTACCTTAAACATA
This genomic interval from Cydia splendana chromosome 15, ilCydSple1.2, whole genome shotgun sequence contains the following:
- the LOC134797314 gene encoding membrane-bound alkaline phosphatase-like; the protein is MRPSLSLALSVSLALLLPARADRYHPERAARAAAAGSSRAATPDEAERGAAYWYSEAFAAIDERLTEPTYDDVAKNVIMFLGDGLSVPTLAPARTLAGQRAGRTGEEERLSYEYFPITGLAKTYCVDKQIPDSACTATAYLCGVKNNAGTLGVTAAVPRYDCAASVDAATHLDSIAAWALADGRSAGIVTSTRITHASPAGAYANIANRDWENDGEVRAAGHDPARCPDIADQLVNSHPGNKFQVILGGGRREFRPNTTNDEEGQPGRRWDGRDLVSEWRAQREEAGQSNAYVWNRNELLDAINNPPDYLLGLFEDGHMQYAAEARLAGNDEPTLAEMTEAAIRVLSKNPRGFFLFVESGRIDHAHHDNMPHLALDETLALADAVQRADELLPAASTLLVLTADHSHVMAYNGYSRRGNDILGISDDIGDDDVPYMTLSYTNGPGYRDHVDGRRADVTSDSTFQAVAWQTHAEVPLESETHGGDDVAVFARGPAQALFTGLYEQSQLPHLMAHAACLGPAAQHRQLCSSASLTTPAAALLLTLVAALFRLQ